In a single window of the Pontibacter russatus genome:
- a CDS encoding glycoside hydrolase family 15 protein, protein MEDYCPIADYGLIGNMHTVALVSKYGSMDYLPFTRFDSPTIFAALLDKDKGGHWQIRPKHPETQFKQLYLPDTGVLITRFFTPDGMGEMTDFMPVRRKNSSCAVVRKLRVIKGSITFRMALRPRLDYARAGHEVLQEEGALLFRSKGTDNMAFRFITDRQVQVQDGDVTGEWTLDQGAQASFVIEALPQEEGSFKGRELQYFTETAFQDTVTYWQKWIEQSTYQGRWREMVLRSAITLKMMTSMEFGAPIAAATFSLPELIGGGRNWDYRFTWIRDAAFTMYAFLRLGFTDEARHFMQWIMVRCKDMQKGSDLQLMYAVDGETQLQEQVLDHLEGYRASSPVRIGNDAFNQFQLDIYGELIDTIYLYNKHGGPITYDFWKDMIVFVDYVAENWQQPDHGIWEVRNEKREFLYSKVMAWVALDRAISIAQGRSFPAPLERWLNTRNAIYKDVYENFWSEKRQAFVQYRGATVLDAACLVMPLVRMFSPAEPRWKATFKAIEENLVTDSLVYRYSTEHGATDGLGGLEGTFSICSFWYIENLSKAGQVDKARLHFEKMLGYASHLGLYSEEIGLQGELLGNFPQAFTHLALISAAVELNTRLSVKPGGNINPMYT, encoded by the coding sequence ATGGAAGACTACTGCCCCATTGCCGACTACGGCCTTATCGGGAATATGCACACAGTGGCCCTGGTGTCGAAGTACGGCTCCATGGACTACCTGCCCTTTACCCGCTTCGACTCCCCCACCATCTTCGCGGCCCTGCTCGACAAAGACAAGGGCGGCCACTGGCAGATAAGACCAAAACACCCCGAAACGCAATTCAAGCAGTTGTACCTGCCCGACACGGGCGTGCTGATCACGCGCTTTTTTACGCCGGATGGTATGGGAGAAATGACCGACTTCATGCCTGTCCGGCGCAAGAACTCCAGTTGCGCGGTGGTGCGGAAGCTACGGGTAATCAAGGGGAGCATTACCTTCCGGATGGCACTGCGCCCGCGCCTGGATTATGCCAGGGCGGGGCACGAAGTGCTGCAGGAAGAGGGCGCCCTGCTTTTCAGGAGCAAGGGCACCGACAACATGGCGTTCCGCTTCATCACCGACCGGCAGGTGCAGGTGCAGGACGGAGACGTTACCGGCGAATGGACGCTGGACCAGGGTGCGCAGGCCTCTTTTGTGATCGAGGCCCTGCCCCAGGAGGAAGGCTCCTTTAAAGGCCGAGAGTTGCAGTATTTTACTGAAACCGCTTTCCAGGACACCGTGACGTACTGGCAGAAATGGATAGAGCAGAGCACGTACCAGGGCCGCTGGCGAGAGATGGTGCTCCGCTCCGCCATCACCCTCAAAATGATGACTTCCATGGAGTTCGGGGCGCCCATCGCCGCCGCCACGTTCAGCCTGCCCGAGCTGATAGGCGGCGGGCGCAACTGGGACTACCGCTTCACCTGGATACGGGATGCCGCCTTTACCATGTACGCGTTTCTGCGGCTGGGCTTCACCGACGAGGCCAGGCACTTTATGCAGTGGATAATGGTGCGCTGCAAAGACATGCAGAAAGGCTCGGATTTGCAGCTGATGTACGCCGTGGACGGGGAGACGCAACTGCAGGAACAGGTGCTCGATCACCTGGAGGGGTACAGGGCCTCCAGCCCGGTGCGAATCGGGAACGATGCCTTCAATCAGTTTCAGCTGGATATATATGGCGAGCTGATAGACACCATCTACCTTTACAACAAGCACGGCGGCCCGATTACGTACGACTTCTGGAAAGACATGATTGTTTTTGTGGATTATGTGGCGGAGAACTGGCAGCAGCCAGACCATGGCATATGGGAGGTGCGGAACGAGAAGCGGGAGTTCCTGTACTCAAAAGTCATGGCCTGGGTAGCGCTGGACCGCGCCATCAGCATTGCCCAGGGCCGCTCCTTCCCGGCCCCTCTGGAGCGGTGGCTGAACACCCGCAACGCCATTTACAAAGATGTGTATGAGAACTTCTGGAGCGAGAAGCGGCAGGCCTTTGTGCAGTACCGGGGCGCCACCGTGCTGGACGCCGCCTGTCTGGTAATGCCGCTGGTGCGCATGTTCAGCCCGGCAGAACCCCGCTGGAAGGCCACTTTTAAGGCGATTGAAGAGAACCTGGTGACGGACTCGCTGGTGTACCGCTACAGCACCGAGCACGGGGCCACCGACGGACTGGGCGGCCTGGAAGGCACCTTCAGCATCTGCTCGTTCTGGTACATTGAGAACCTGAGCAAAGCGGGGCAGGTAGACAAGGCCCGGCTGCATTTCGAGAAGATGCTGGGCTACGCCAGTCACCTGGGCCTGTATTCGGAGGAGATAGGGCTGCAGGGCGAACTGCTGGGCAACTTCCCGCAGGCGTTCACGCACCTGGCCCTCATCAGCGCGGCGGTGGAACTCAACACCCGGCTGTCTGTGAAGCCCGGCGGCAACATCAACCCGATGTATACGTGA
- the eboE gene encoding metabolite traffic protein EboE, translating into MYLDTGHHLSYCTNIHPGETWAEVFQQLKTYLPPLKQKLSPERPFGIGLRLSNLASEELLQGNQLQEFRQWLQEQDLYVFTMNGFPYGGFHHQAVKDDVHKPDWTTQERLEYTKRLAHILAELLPEGMEGGISTSPLSYKLWFPKEETSKIKSAFSTATDHLVSLVETLLQLKADTSKTIHIDIEPEPDGLLENSDEFISYYREWLLPAAEKALSESRGLSKEEARTAVLQHIQLCYDVCHFALAYEKPAEVFAKIRKAGISIGKIQLSAALKTDLPKDVEMRGELAGTLARFAESTYLHQVVERGDDGKLTQYPDLPLALEHIRKPNAVEWRTHFHVPLFTQTYSGLASTQQDIVEVLQYIQQEPLTQHLEVETYTWDVLPEDMKKELSESIQRELEWVLSTINATEHAENGRTGHRRAHTATPR; encoded by the coding sequence ATGTATCTGGACACAGGGCACCATCTCTCCTACTGCACCAACATCCACCCCGGCGAAACATGGGCCGAGGTCTTCCAGCAGCTCAAAACATATCTCCCGCCTCTCAAACAGAAGCTATCGCCTGAGCGGCCTTTCGGTATCGGCCTGCGCCTCTCGAACCTGGCCAGCGAGGAGTTGCTGCAGGGGAACCAGTTGCAGGAGTTCAGGCAGTGGCTGCAGGAGCAGGATTTATATGTCTTCACGATGAACGGCTTTCCCTACGGCGGCTTCCACCACCAGGCCGTGAAAGACGACGTGCATAAACCGGACTGGACCACGCAGGAGCGGCTGGAATATACCAAGCGGCTCGCTCATATACTGGCTGAACTCCTGCCGGAGGGCATGGAAGGCGGCATCTCCACCTCTCCCCTCTCCTACAAACTCTGGTTTCCGAAGGAAGAAACCTCAAAGATAAAATCCGCTTTCAGCACCGCCACCGATCACCTGGTGTCGTTGGTAGAAACGCTGCTGCAATTGAAGGCCGATACCAGCAAGACCATTCACATCGATATAGAGCCGGAGCCGGACGGACTGCTGGAAAACAGCGACGAGTTCATCAGCTATTACCGGGAGTGGCTGCTGCCTGCAGCCGAAAAAGCGCTGTCGGAGTCGCGGGGACTCTCAAAGGAGGAGGCGCGGACCGCCGTGCTGCAGCACATACAGCTGTGCTACGATGTGTGCCACTTTGCCCTCGCCTACGAGAAACCGGCCGAGGTTTTCGCCAAAATCAGGAAAGCCGGCATCAGCATCGGGAAGATACAGCTGAGCGCCGCCCTCAAAACCGACCTCCCGAAAGACGTGGAGATGCGCGGCGAACTGGCGGGGACGCTTGCCCGCTTCGCGGAGTCGACGTACCTGCACCAGGTGGTGGAGCGCGGCGATGACGGAAAGCTGACACAATACCCGGACCTGCCCTTGGCACTGGAGCATATCCGCAAGCCGAACGCGGTGGAGTGGCGCACGCATTTCCATGTGCCGTTGTTCACCCAAACCTACAGCGGCCTCGCATCCACGCAGCAGGACATTGTGGAGGTGCTGCAGTATATCCAGCAAGAGCCGCTGACGCAGCACCTCGAAGTAGAGACTTATACCTGGGACGTGCTGCCCGAGGATATGAAAAAAGAACTTTCGGAGTCCATCCAGCGGGAGCTGGAGTGGGTTCTCTCAACCATAAATGCTACTGAACATGCAGAAAACGGTCGTACTGGACATCGTCGGGCTCACACAGCCACTCCTCGGTAA
- a CDS encoding formylglycine-generating enzyme family protein, whose product MLRLNTQTFTACAAFILSACDSGAGSNQAVAAEEVAKTDTMASCSGSLPARFATAQDTTAYQAKALSHEGMVWVEGGTFAMGAADAEGRPDESPQHQVKVSGFWIDATEVTNAQFAEFVAATGYLTTAERAPDWEELKKQLPPGTPKPHDSLLVAASLVFNPPAQPVSLHNAAQWWSWKKGANWRHPQGPGSSIEGKENFPVVQVSWDDATAYAKWAGKRLPTEAEWEYAARGGMKAQVYPWGNEAVEQGKPKANTWQGSFPDHNTGWDKYQGLAPVMSFASNKYGLYDMAGNVWEWCSDWYAADYYQTVASGESVNPAGPGRSFDPQEPTVPKRVVRGGSFMCHDSYCKGYRVTSRMKSSADTGLENTGFRCVASK is encoded by the coding sequence ATGCTCAGATTAAATACCCAGACTTTTACGGCATGCGCCGCCTTTATCCTGTCCGCCTGCGACTCGGGTGCGGGAAGCAACCAGGCGGTAGCAGCTGAAGAAGTTGCTAAGACCGACACCATGGCCTCGTGCAGCGGCAGCCTGCCGGCGCGCTTCGCCACTGCCCAGGACACCACCGCTTACCAGGCAAAGGCGCTGTCGCACGAGGGCATGGTGTGGGTGGAGGGCGGGACCTTCGCGATGGGGGCCGCCGACGCCGAGGGGCGTCCGGATGAGTCGCCGCAGCACCAGGTAAAGGTAAGCGGCTTCTGGATAGACGCCACCGAGGTGACCAACGCGCAGTTCGCGGAGTTTGTGGCCGCCACCGGCTATCTCACCACCGCCGAGCGCGCCCCGGACTGGGAGGAGCTAAAAAAACAGCTGCCCCCCGGCACGCCAAAGCCGCACGACAGTTTGCTGGTGGCCGCCTCGCTCGTTTTCAATCCGCCTGCCCAACCCGTATCGCTGCACAATGCCGCGCAGTGGTGGAGTTGGAAGAAAGGAGCCAATTGGCGCCATCCGCAGGGGCCTGGCAGCAGCATCGAAGGCAAAGAGAACTTTCCGGTGGTGCAGGTATCCTGGGACGATGCCACGGCCTACGCCAAGTGGGCAGGTAAACGATTGCCTACCGAAGCAGAGTGGGAGTATGCGGCACGGGGCGGTATGAAGGCACAGGTATACCCGTGGGGGAACGAGGCTGTGGAGCAGGGAAAGCCGAAGGCCAACACCTGGCAGGGCAGTTTTCCGGACCATAACACGGGCTGGGACAAGTACCAGGGCCTGGCTCCGGTGATGAGCTTTGCCTCGAACAAATACGGCCTCTACGACATGGCCGGCAACGTGTGGGAGTGGTGCTCCGACTGGTACGCCGCCGACTATTACCAAACGGTGGCTTCCGGGGAATCAGTAAACCCGGCGGGGCCCGGGAGAAGCTTTGACCCGCAGGAGCCCACTGTCCCGAAGCGGGTGGTGCGCGGCGGTTCCTTTATGTGCCACGACAGCTATTGCAAAGGCTACAGGGTCACCTCCCGCATGAAATCCTCGGCAGACACCGGCCTGGAAAACACCGGATTCCGCTGCGTGGCTTCTAAATAA
- a CDS encoding carboxylesterase family protein, producing the protein MKLLNFALVLLVILINFPAMAQGGLEAYEHRLFIQHNDTLPYRILYPKNFDTSREYPLVLVLHGAGERGDDNEAQMVYGADLFLENQEEYPAIVVFPQCPKDSYWSNVNIVPDESGRRTFNFRKGGKPTAAMDNLLGLLKELKRSGHVDEDRIYIGGLSMGGMGTFELLRRRPNTFAAAFPICGGGHPATAKKFANKVPLWVFHGEEDSVVPVEKSRIMAEAIEKAGGDVQLTIYPGVDHNSWVNAFNEPELLPWLFSHEKE; encoded by the coding sequence ATGAAGCTTTTGAATTTCGCGCTGGTGCTGCTGGTCATATTGATAAACTTCCCGGCCATGGCGCAGGGAGGGTTGGAGGCGTACGAGCATAGGCTCTTTATACAGCACAACGACACACTGCCCTACCGCATTCTGTATCCCAAAAACTTTGACACCTCCAGGGAATACCCGCTGGTGCTGGTGCTGCACGGTGCCGGGGAGCGCGGCGATGACAACGAGGCACAGATGGTATATGGCGCTGACCTTTTTCTGGAGAATCAGGAGGAATACCCCGCTATTGTCGTGTTTCCGCAGTGCCCGAAAGATTCCTATTGGTCTAATGTGAATATTGTGCCGGATGAGAGTGGCAGGCGCACGTTCAACTTCCGGAAAGGCGGCAAACCCACGGCCGCCATGGACAACCTGCTCGGTCTCCTGAAGGAGTTGAAACGCTCCGGCCACGTAGACGAGGACCGCATCTATATAGGCGGGCTTTCGATGGGCGGCATGGGCACCTTCGAACTGCTGCGCCGCAGGCCCAACACCTTCGCGGCCGCCTTCCCGATCTGCGGCGGCGGGCACCCGGCCACCGCCAAAAAGTTCGCAAACAAAGTGCCGCTGTGGGTGTTCCATGGCGAGGAGGACAGCGTAGTGCCCGTTGAGAAATCACGCATCATGGCTGAGGCGATAGAAAAGGCGGGCGGCGACGTGCAGCTGACCATATACCCCGGCGTGGACCACAACAGCTGGGTAAACGCCTTTAATGAGCCGGAACTGCTGCCCTGGCTGTTCTCGCACGAGAAGGAGTAA
- the eboC gene encoding UbiA-like protein EboC (EboC, a homolog the polyprenyltransferase UbiA, belongs to system of proteins involved in the trafficking of precursor metabolites to an extracytoplasmic compartment so that the biosynthesis of certain natural products, such as scytonemin, can be completed.) has product MSRLGAYLRLMRPANIITAIADIMMGFAASGMLLSRPFWEINLTGETLEPLGWLVLSTIGLYGGGVVFNDVFDAELDRVERPERPIPSGKATVGGATAVGALLLAGGVLAAWQVSLLSAALALAVALLALLYDWKGKHHNLLGPVNMGSCRGGNLLLGMSAVPAAVEELWFIALIPILYIAAITMISRGEVHGGNIAALRGAVLMYALVLGGIISLSLLPQFTFRYSLPFLLLFAFFIFPPLLRAMPTKEPKLIIKAVKAGILALIVMNASMAAGFAGWQYGLLVLLLLPVSTYIARKFAVT; this is encoded by the coding sequence ATGTCGCGACTCGGGGCTTACCTGCGGCTCATGCGCCCGGCCAACATTATTACCGCCATCGCCGATATCATGATGGGTTTTGCGGCCTCCGGCATGTTGCTCTCGCGCCCGTTCTGGGAAATTAACCTAACCGGCGAGACGCTGGAGCCGCTGGGCTGGCTGGTGCTCTCCACCATCGGGCTGTACGGCGGCGGCGTGGTGTTCAACGATGTATTCGACGCGGAGCTTGACCGGGTGGAGCGCCCGGAGCGGCCCATCCCGAGCGGAAAAGCCACCGTGGGCGGAGCCACCGCCGTGGGCGCGCTGCTGCTGGCGGGTGGGGTGCTGGCGGCCTGGCAGGTGTCGCTGCTAAGCGCTGCGCTGGCGCTGGCCGTAGCCTTACTGGCCCTGCTCTACGACTGGAAAGGCAAGCACCACAACCTGCTGGGTCCGGTCAACATGGGCTCCTGCCGTGGCGGCAACCTGCTGCTGGGCATGAGCGCCGTGCCGGCAGCCGTAGAGGAGCTGTGGTTCATCGCCCTGATCCCAATCTTATATATCGCCGCCATCACCATGATAAGCCGCGGCGAGGTGCATGGCGGCAACATCGCCGCTTTGAGGGGAGCCGTGCTGATGTACGCGCTTGTGCTGGGAGGCATCATCAGCCTGTCGCTGCTGCCGCAGTTCACTTTCAGATATAGCCTGCCGTTTCTGCTGCTGTTCGCGTTCTTCATCTTCCCGCCCCTGCTCCGGGCCATGCCCACCAAAGAGCCGAAGCTCATCATCAAAGCCGTAAAGGCGGGCATACTGGCCCTGATTGTGATGAATGCGAGCATGGCCGCAGGCTTCGCAGGGTGGCAATACGGCCTGCTGGTGCTGCTGCTGCTGCCGGTTTCCACCTATATAGCCCGCAAATTTGCCGTCACCTGA
- a CDS encoding TatD family hydrolase yields MNTQNLMLIDPHIHMTSRTTDDYERMRKAGIVAIIEPAFWLGQPRTDVGSFKDYYSSLVGWERFRASQFGIKHYCTIGLNSKEANNEALAEQVMELLPLFIYKEGVVGVGEIGYDDQTPTEDKYYRLQLELAKETNMPVQIHTPHRDKKSGTIRSMEVSLEHGIAPDMVIVDHNNEETVKDVLDRGFWAAFTIYPNSKMGNERMVEVVKQYGTERIMVNSAADWGISDPLSVPKTAALMLERGISLEDVRKVCYQNALDAFGKSGQMHESDWLTPATVDQREKFSGSTVLRGGQTPVVGELENDEGEFGSKFIR; encoded by the coding sequence ATGAATACGCAAAACCTGATGCTCATAGACCCGCACATCCACATGACCTCCCGCACCACCGACGACTACGAGCGCATGCGGAAAGCGGGCATTGTGGCCATTATAGAGCCCGCCTTCTGGCTGGGCCAGCCGCGCACCGATGTTGGCTCCTTTAAAGACTACTACAGCAGCCTGGTGGGTTGGGAGCGCTTCCGGGCGAGCCAGTTCGGCATCAAACATTACTGCACCATCGGCCTGAACTCCAAAGAGGCGAACAACGAGGCACTGGCGGAGCAGGTGATGGAACTGCTGCCCCTGTTTATATATAAGGAAGGCGTGGTGGGCGTCGGTGAGATTGGCTACGATGACCAGACGCCGACCGAGGACAAATACTACCGCCTGCAACTGGAACTGGCCAAGGAAACAAACATGCCCGTGCAGATACACACGCCGCACCGCGACAAGAAATCCGGCACTATCCGCAGCATGGAGGTGAGCCTGGAGCACGGCATTGCCCCAGACATGGTGATTGTGGACCACAACAACGAGGAGACGGTGAAAGATGTGCTGGACAGAGGCTTCTGGGCGGCCTTCACCATCTACCCGAACTCCAAAATGGGCAACGAGCGCATGGTGGAGGTAGTGAAGCAGTACGGCACGGAGCGCATCATGGTCAACAGCGCCGCCGACTGGGGCATCAGCGACCCGCTCTCGGTGCCGAAAACGGCTGCCCTGATGCTGGAGCGCGGCATATCGCTGGAGGATGTGCGCAAAGTGTGCTACCAGAATGCGCTGGACGCCTTCGGCAAGAGCGGCCAGATGCACGAGTCCGACTGGCTCACGCCTGCCACCGTGGACCAGCGCGAGAAATTCTCCGGCAGTACGGTGCTGCGGGGCGGTCAGACGCCTGTAGTGGGCGAACTGGAGAATGACGAGGGCGAGTTCGGATCAAAATTCATACGGTAA
- a CDS encoding alkaline phosphatase family protein: MQKTVVLDIVGLTQPLLGKHTPNLAKWAADAQKASVHPVFPAVTCTAHATYMTGKWPEEHGIVANGWYFRDEDEVKLWRQSNKLIQAPKIWEVAKAADPNFTVANMGWWYNMNTTADYTLTPRPQYLADGRKMPDCYTQPASLRDTLQAQLGTFPLFNYWGPKTSIKSSKWIADASKITDDLYNPTLTLIYLPHLDYNLQRHGPSDPRVAKDLQEIDAVAGDLIKFYEAKGAQVIVLSEYGITDVNQPVHLNRVLRKHGYIAVREERGTELLDTAMSKAFAVADHQVAHVYIENPADVAAVQKLLQQVPGVQEVLAGDERNKYKVAHARCGELVVVADKSSWFTYYFWLDDRKAPDYARMVDIHKKPGFDPVEMFADPEIKFLLPKVAGKVLKKKLGFRMVMDIIPLDATLIKGSHGRISEDKNEWPVLLTKNQQALPQELQAVDVFGVILSHLQLPKKELAV; the protein is encoded by the coding sequence ATGCAGAAAACGGTCGTACTGGACATCGTCGGGCTCACACAGCCACTCCTCGGTAAACACACGCCAAACTTGGCGAAGTGGGCGGCCGATGCGCAAAAGGCGTCGGTACACCCGGTTTTTCCGGCCGTCACCTGCACCGCCCACGCCACCTATATGACAGGCAAATGGCCGGAGGAGCACGGCATCGTGGCCAATGGTTGGTATTTCCGGGACGAGGATGAGGTGAAACTGTGGCGACAGTCGAACAAACTGATACAGGCCCCCAAGATATGGGAGGTGGCCAAGGCCGCAGACCCGAACTTCACGGTGGCCAACATGGGCTGGTGGTACAACATGAACACCACCGCCGACTATACCCTCACGCCGCGCCCGCAGTACCTGGCGGACGGCCGCAAGATGCCCGATTGCTACACCCAGCCCGCCAGTTTGCGTGACACGCTGCAGGCCCAACTGGGCACGTTCCCGCTGTTCAACTACTGGGGCCCAAAAACCTCCATCAAATCGAGCAAGTGGATAGCGGACGCGAGCAAAATCACGGACGATCTATATAACCCGACGCTCACGCTCATCTACCTGCCGCACCTCGACTATAACCTGCAGCGCCACGGCCCCAGCGACCCGCGCGTGGCCAAAGACCTGCAGGAGATTGACGCCGTGGCCGGCGACCTGATCAAGTTTTACGAGGCGAAGGGCGCGCAGGTAATCGTGCTGTCGGAGTACGGCATTACGGATGTGAATCAGCCCGTACACCTGAACCGCGTGCTGCGCAAGCACGGCTATATAGCCGTGCGCGAAGAACGCGGCACCGAGCTGCTGGACACGGCCATGAGCAAAGCCTTTGCCGTGGCCGACCACCAGGTGGCGCATGTATATATAGAAAACCCGGCTGACGTGGCGGCAGTGCAGAAGTTGCTGCAGCAGGTGCCGGGCGTGCAGGAGGTACTGGCCGGTGACGAGCGCAACAAATATAAAGTGGCGCACGCGCGCTGCGGCGAACTCGTGGTGGTGGCTGATAAAAGCTCCTGGTTCACGTACTACTTCTGGCTCGACGACCGCAAAGCGCCGGATTACGCCCGCATGGTCGACATCCACAAAAAGCCCGGCTTCGACCCGGTGGAGATGTTCGCGGACCCGGAGATCAAGTTTCTGCTGCCAAAGGTGGCGGGCAAGGTGCTGAAGAAAAAGCTCGGCTTCCGGATGGTGATGGACATCATCCCGCTGGACGCCACCCTCATCAAGGGCTCGCACGGCCGCATTTCCGAAGACAAAAACGAATGGCCGGTACTCCTCACCAAAAACCAGCAGGCACTGCCGCAGGAACTGCAGGCAGTGGATGTGTTCGGCGTCATCCTGTCGCACCTGCAGTTGCCGAAGAAGGAGTTGGCGGTGTAG
- a CDS encoding 3-dehydroquinate synthase produces the protein MEPIEQSFAVKFRYGVYFTQGLFDPENTVLTDVLQQDKGTGPRKVFFVIDRGVAVAHPHLTQAIKSYAAKHSDIIRLLADPLVITGGEEVKNSIPLLQQLLEAVNTHRIDRHAYFIAIGGGAVLDMAGFAAAIAHRGIRHIRIPTTVLAQDDSAVGVKNSFNFFGKKNFLGTFVPPFAVINDSDFLLTLDDRDWRAGISEAIKVALIKDAAFYNQIKQDAAKLALRDLPAMQRLIHRCAEMHVQHIGGADPFESGSSRPLDFGHWAAHKLEQLTHYSLRHGEAVAIGMALDVTYSMLDGRLTEAECEDVLELLEELGFDLYVPALSQTEPGSEQLSVIKGLQEFREHLGGQLTIMLLNRIGEGVEVHHIEEPLVLQAVNLLKKRHQHQPAANL, from the coding sequence ATGGAGCCAATAGAGCAATCGTTTGCAGTGAAATTCAGGTACGGCGTGTACTTTACCCAAGGGCTTTTTGACCCGGAGAATACTGTGTTAACGGATGTGCTGCAGCAGGACAAGGGCACAGGCCCGCGCAAAGTGTTTTTTGTGATTGACCGCGGCGTCGCGGTTGCCCACCCGCACCTGACCCAGGCGATCAAGAGCTACGCCGCGAAGCATTCGGACATCATCAGGCTACTGGCTGACCCGCTGGTGATAACGGGCGGCGAGGAGGTGAAGAACAGCATTCCGTTGCTGCAGCAACTGCTGGAGGCGGTGAATACCCACCGCATCGACCGCCACGCCTACTTCATCGCCATCGGCGGCGGCGCGGTGCTGGACATGGCGGGCTTTGCCGCCGCCATCGCGCACCGGGGCATCCGCCATATCCGCATCCCCACCACCGTGCTGGCGCAGGACGACTCTGCGGTGGGCGTGAAGAACAGCTTCAACTTTTTCGGAAAGAAGAACTTCCTGGGCACCTTTGTGCCGCCCTTTGCCGTCATCAACGACAGCGATTTCCTGCTGACCCTCGACGACCGCGACTGGCGCGCCGGCATCTCCGAAGCCATCAAGGTAGCCCTGATCAAAGACGCTGCTTTTTACAACCAGATAAAGCAGGACGCCGCCAAGCTGGCGCTACGCGACCTGCCCGCCATGCAACGGCTCATCCACCGCTGCGCCGAAATGCACGTGCAGCACATCGGTGGCGCCGATCCGTTTGAGTCAGGTTCCTCCCGCCCGCTTGACTTCGGGCACTGGGCGGCGCACAAACTGGAGCAACTCACCCACTACAGCCTGCGCCACGGCGAGGCCGTCGCCATCGGGATGGCCCTGGATGTCACTTATTCGATGCTGGACGGAAGGCTGACGGAGGCGGAATGCGAGGACGTGCTGGAACTGCTGGAGGAACTGGGCTTTGATCTATATGTTCCGGCGCTGTCGCAGACGGAGCCCGGCTCTGAACAGCTGAGCGTCATCAAGGGATTGCAGGAGTTCCGGGAGCACCTGGGCGGGCAGCTCACCATCATGCTGCTGAACAGGATTGGCGAGGGCGTGGAAGTACACCATATAGAGGAACCGCTGGTGTTGCAGGCCGTAAACCTGCTAAAGAAACGCCACCAGCACCAGCCGGCCGCCAACCTCTAA